A single genomic interval of Coccidioides posadasii str. Silveira chromosome 1, complete sequence harbors:
- a CDS encoding uncharacterized protein (EggNog:ENOG410PIJU~COG:S~BUSCO:3554at33183): MMRSSRRGSTGRQRGEVSSAGPASPEHSAATDQSPRPSSSGSAASDSSPLPPLNIPKRPLYNLSPQLPSPGSSRSASANIPGANGSNTSLPNFLRSSSSLMPQNEPVQRRPSPLAAANEPQRHRRQHSQGFFEPSLPTASMSERTTTTMAPISASRIAAQTAMQHQTTSQQLRNRSSTIPPHQDTSAGAGAGAIAAASTQKGPSDGAGSFQYHSGASGGRAFAATTAANLVFPRVQPAAPSPAPAQESTSVKPKAEKSKMKSFLKPKHIGISRDKDSDRREKPTASPSKLGPSGLSRMVNVSTPSLVDPVPINNSSLYNFTNSSSATVVPTEKQPSIEKEKEKDKEKHRHHFLSRPKLKLKDKDDHFHLPLSSANSNSRPLDPSAPQSLYSFTPSSPSATSFGKSVSGLDLRHGGRALREKRKMEEKASASQDATSTDQPDFSGSMGTGVAAWSTFIGTGVPGASIQSKEAAMREALDSFGIPNLAFEDAWDFLKAKLLVLFEGEEVRIAIEDLNKLVSVHILRSFQRRVPSVLVEDLRDLLQTGFASLNQTLSSIPDENLMPHLVQVWTYTYGTIYPFIQAVFFPLDLEFKGRGKIMEAHESREFWGIIPGGGSAGAKLNVGDIILISFRDNIILNRYEALKAMFSRLRLERVNASLGVLGTSSNSGASRPGTAPNFEAGSYNSQSSTTLNIAGSQSSESHLTMSRARAESNTSSNPDHPVFQSSLFVNPADGSDVITEIVGRILQCICIIGRVHTDDHAQERVEELRKALTHNWLSRGRKGRDRRGFVGTKVRPAAPSRQYSEDQVRRGSKDIIEGFGRPTSKDSTSLDEEDPPVEKMKNLRITN; this comes from the exons ATGATGAGGAGCAGTCGCCGTGGTTCGACCGGCCGCCAACGCGGGGAAGTGAGCTCTGCTGGGCCCGCTTCTCCAGAGCACTCCGCCGCAACAGACCAATCTCCTCGTCCAAGCTCCTCCGGTAGCGCTGCCTCTGACTCCTcacctcttcctcctcttaACATCCCGAAACGGCCCCTGTATAATCTCAGCCCCCAGCTCCCTAGCCCCGGAAGCTCTCGGTCGGCTTCAGCAAATATTCCCGGCGCCAATGGCAGCAACACCTCTCTTCCGAATTTTCTACGTTCGTCCTCTTCGTTGATGCCCCAGAACGAGCCGGTGCAGAGAAGGCCCTCCCCATTAGCAGCGGCAAACGAACCACAGAGACATCGTCGTCAACACTCTCAAGGATTCTTCGAGCCAAGTCTCCCCACCGCATCCATGTCGGAACGGACGACCACAACCATGGCGCCCATATCCGCTTCGAGGATCGCTGCCCAAACCGCGATGCAGCACCAAACAACGTCCCAGCAGCTGCGTAATCGATCTTCGACCATCCCTCCACATCAGGATACCAGTGCGGGCGCGGGTGCGGGTGCAATTGCAGCTGCAAGTACACAAAAGGGTCCTTCTGACGGAGCAGGATCCTTCCAATATCATAGTGGAGCATCAGGCGGGCGTGCTTTTGCAGCCACCACGGCAGCAAATCTCGTGTTTCCTCGGGTTCAGCCAGCTGCACCCAGCCCAGCGCCAGCCCAGGAGAGTACCAGTGTGAAACCAAAAGCAGAGAAGTCAAAGATGAAGTCGTTCCTGAAGCCCAAACATATCGGAATTTCAAGAGACAAAGACAGTGACCGCCGTGAGAAGCCAACCGCCTCGCCGAGCAAGCTAGGCCCAAGTGGGCTGTCACGCATGGTCAATGTTTCCACACCAAGCCTAGTTGACCCTGTTCCTATCAACAACTCCTCACTTTACAACTTCACCAACTCCTCTTCTGCCACTGTTGTTCCCACCGAGAAGCAGCCTTCCAtcgagaaagaaaaggaaaaggacaAAGAAAAGCATAGGCACCACTTTCTGTCGCGTCCAAAGCTCAAGCTGAAGGACAAAGACGATCACTTTCATCTACCTCTCTCTTCGGCAAACAGTAACTCAAGACCTCTAGACCCCAGTGCCCCTCAGTCTCTATACTCGTTTACACCATCCTCACCCTCTGCGACGTCGTTCGGCAAATCTGTCAGTGGCCTTGATCTCCGTCACGGCGGTCGAGCTTTACgcgaaaaaaggaaaatggaAGAGAAAGCCTCAGCGTCGCAGGATGCCACCAGCACCGACCAGCCCGATTTCTCTGGCAGTATGGGAACTGGCGTTGCCGCGTGGTCCACGTTTATTGGAACCGGCGTTCCTGGAGCGTCCATCCAAAGTAAAGAAGCTGCAATGCGAGAAGCCTTGGACAGTTTCGGCATCCCGAACTTGGCGTTTGAAGACGCGTGGGATTTTCTCAAAGCAAAACTCCTCGTTCTTTTCGAAGGTGAAGAAGTTCGCATTGCCATTGAAGACCTCAACAAGCTCGTCTCCGTCCATATCCTACGATCATTCCAGCGTCGAGTGCCCAGTGTTCTCGTCGAAGACCTCCGCGATCTCTTGCAAACTGGCTTTGCATCCCTCAATCAGACTCTCAGCTCCATCCCGGATGAAAATCTTATGCCCCATCTCGTTCAAGTGTGGACCTATACGTATGGAACTATCTATCCATTTATTCAAGCTGTATTCTTCCCACTCGACCTCGAATTCAAAGGACGCGGAAAAATAATGGAAGCTCACGAATCTAGAGAATTCTGGGGCATCATTCCGGGGGGTGGATCTGCTGGAGCCAAACTGAACGTGGGGGATATCATTCTCATTTCTTTCCGCGATAATATCATTCTAAACAGGTATGAGGCCTTAAAAGCCATGTTCTCTCGCCTCAGGCTCGAACGCGTCAACGCCAGTCTTGGTGTTCTGGGAACTTCTTCAAATAGCGGTGCTAGTCGCCCTGGAACGGCTCCAAATTTTGAGGCAGGAAGCTACAACTCACAGTCCTCAACTACCTTGAATATCGCCGGCAGCCAGTCTTCAGAATCGCACCTAACCATGTCTCGTGCACGGGCCGAATCCAACACGTCCTCCAACCCTGACCACCCGGTCTTCCAGTCCTCTCTCTTTGTAAACCCTGCAGACGGGTCGGACGTCATCACAGAAATCGTCGGCCGAATCCTTCAGTGCATTTGCATTATTGGCCGGGTTCATACCGATGACCATGCACAAGAGCGAGTTGAAGAGCTCAGAAAGGCCCTTACGCACAACTGGCTTAGCCGGGGGCGTAAGGGGCGCGACCGCCGTGGATTTGTGGGGACAAAGGTCCGTCCTGCTGCACCTAGCCGTCAGTACAGCGAGGACCAGGTTCGCAGGGGATCTAAGGACATCATCGAGGGCTTTGGGAGGCCTACAAGCAAGGACTCCACAAGCCTCGATGAAGAGGATCCGCCAGTCGAGAAGATGAAGAATCTACGCAT AACAAATTAA